A single region of the Procambarus clarkii isolate CNS0578487 chromosome 81, FALCON_Pclarkii_2.0, whole genome shotgun sequence genome encodes:
- the LOC138358077 gene encoding uncharacterized protein yields MATVIVITHEPLTQVPAAHEPPTQVPAAHEPPTQVLPAHEPPTQVLPSHEPPTQVLPAHEPPTQVLPAHEPPTQVLPAHEPSTQVLPAHEPPTQVLPAHEPPTQVLPAHEPPTQVLPAHEPPTQVLPAHEPPTQVLAAHEPPTQVLPAHEPSTQVLPAHEPPTQVLPAHEPPTQVLPAHEPPTQVLAAHEPPTQVLPAHEPSTQVLPAHEPPTQVLPAHEPPTQVLPAHEPPTQVLPAHEPPTQVLPAHEPPTQVLPAHEPPTQVLPAHEPPTQVLAAHEPPTQVLPAHEPPTQVLPAHEPPTQVLAAHEPPTQVLPAHEPPTQVLPAHEPPTQVLPAHEPPTQVLPAHEPPTQVLPAHEPPTQVLPAHEPPTQVLPAHEPPTQVLPAHEPPTQVLPAHEPPTQVLPAHEPPTQVLPAHEPPTQVLPAHEPPTQVLPAHEPPTQVLAAHEPPTQVLAAHEPPHRF; encoded by the coding sequence ATGGCAACGGTAATTGTTATCACTCATGAACCGCTCACACAGGTTCCAGCAGCTCATGAACCACCTACACAGGTTCCAGCAGCCCATGAACCACCCACACAGGTTCTACCAGCCCATGAACCACCCACACAGGTTCTACCATCCCATGAACCACCTACACAGGTTCTACCAGCCCATGAACCACCTACACAGGTTCTACCAGCCCATGAACCACCTACACAGGTTCTACCAGCCCATGAACCATCCACACAGGTTCTACCAGCCCATGAACCACCTACACAGGTTCTACCAGCCCATGAACCACCTACACAGGTTCTACCAGCCCATGAACCACCTACACAGGTTCTACCAGCCCATGAACCACCTACACAGGTTCTACCAGCCCATGAACCACCCACACAGGTTCTAGCAGCCCATGAACCACCCACACAGGTTCTACCAGCCCATGAACCATCCACACAGGTTCTACCAGCCCATGAACCACCTACACAGGTTCTACCAGCCCATGAACCACCTACACAGGTTCTACCAGCCCATGAACCACCCACACAGGTTCTAGCAGCCCATGAACCACCCACACAGGTTCTACCAGCCCATGAACCATCCACACAGGTTCTACCAGCCCATGAACCACCCACACAGGTTCTACCAGCCCATGAACCACCCACACAGGTTCTACCAGCCCATGAACCACCCACACAGGTTCTACCAGCCCATGAACCACCCACACAGGTTCTACCAGCCCATGAACCACCCACACAGGTTCTACCAGCCCATGAACCACCCACACAGGTTCTACCAGCCCATGAACCACCCACACAGGTTCTAGCAGCCCATGAACCACCCACACAGGTTCTACCAGCCCATGAACCACCCACACAGGTTCTACCAGCCCATGAACCACCCACACAGGTTCTAGCAGCCCATGAACCACCTACACAGGTTCTACCAGCCCATGAACCACCCACACAGGTTCTACCAGCCCATGAACCACCTACACAGGTTCTACCAGCCCATGAACCACCCACACAGGTTCTACCAGCCCATGAACCACCCACACAGGTTCTACCAGCCCATGAACCACCCACACAGGTTCTACCAGCCCATGAACCACCTACACAGGTTCTACCAGCCCATGAACCACCCACACAGGTTCTACCAGCCCATGAACCACCCACACAGGTTCTACCAGCCCATGAACCACCCACACAGGTTCTACCAGCCCATGAACCACCCACACAGGTTCTACCAGCCCATGAACCACCCACACAGGTTCTACCAGCCCATGAACCCCCCACACAGGTTCTACCAGCCCATGAACCACCTACACAGGTTCTAGCAGCCCATGAACCACCTACACAGGTTCTAGCagcccatgaaccaccacacaggTTCTAG